Proteins encoded in a region of the Dioscorea cayenensis subsp. rotundata cultivar TDr96_F1 unplaced genomic scaffold, TDr96_F1_v2_PseudoChromosome.rev07_lg8_w22 25.fasta BLBR01000214.1, whole genome shotgun sequence genome:
- the LOC120253805 gene encoding 60S ribosomal protein L13-1-like: MVKHNNVVPNGHFKKHWQNYVKTWFNQPARKTRRRTGTLSKAVKDFFPRPTAGPLRPIVQCQTLKYNMKPRAGRGFTLEELKAAGIPKKLAPTIGIAVDHRRKNRSLEGLQSNVQRLKTYKAKLVIFPRRACKFKSGDSAPEELATATQVQGTYMPIVREQPSVELVKVTEEMKSFSAYGKLRVEQMNKRQVGARLKKAAEAEKDEKK, translated from the exons ATGGTCAAGCATAACAACGTTGTGCCTAATGGGCACTTCAAGAAGCACTGGCAAAACTATGTTAAGACTTGGTTTAACCAGCCTGCTCGCAAAACCAGAAGACGCACTGGTACTCTGTCT AAAGCtgtaaaagatttttttccacGGCCAACTGCTGGACCACTCCGGCCTATTGTTCAATGTCAGACTCTGAAGTACAATATGAAACCTAGGGCAGGCAGGGGATTTACGCTTGAGGAACTCAAG GCAGCTGGCATTCCGAAAAAGCTTGCACCGACTATTGGAATTGCGGTTGATCACCGCCGGAAGAACCGCTCCCTGGAGGGTCTTCAATCCAATGTCCAGAGGCTGAAGACTTACAAGGCCAAACTTGTTATCTTCCCAAGACGTGCTTGCAAATTCAAg TCTGGTGATTCTGCACCGGAGGAGCTTGCCACCGCCACTCAGGTCCAAGGCACATACATGCCGATTGTCCGTGAGCAACCTTCGGTCGAGCTTGTGAAGGTGACTGAGGAAATGAAATCATTCAGTGCCTACGGAAAGCTTCGCGTCGAACAGATGAACAAGCGCCAAGTCGGTGCGAGGTTGAAGAAAGCTGCAGAGGCCGAGAAGGACGAAAAGAAGTAG